A single genomic interval of Luteolibacter sp. Y139 harbors:
- the atpC gene encoding ATP synthase F1 subunit epsilon — MALHLEIVTPEKKIFSDTVGNVYLPGADGELGILDGHAALVTALHPGELRYDKDGKTVILAIGTGFAEVTEHKVNVLTDMALGEEQVDESKVEAAMKRAEEQLKGISHDHDAEEVAHLQAVIAKSMAQLRLKRRPKL; from the coding sequence ATGGCCCTACACCTCGAAATCGTCACCCCGGAGAAGAAGATCTTCTCCGACACCGTCGGCAACGTCTATCTGCCCGGGGCCGATGGCGAGCTTGGCATCCTCGATGGCCACGCCGCGCTCGTGACGGCGCTGCACCCCGGTGAACTCCGCTATGACAAGGACGGCAAGACCGTCATCCTTGCGATCGGCACCGGCTTCGCGGAAGTCACCGAGCACAAGGTCAATGTCCTCACCGACATGGCCCTTGGCGAAGAGCAGGTCGACGAGTCCAAGGTCGAGGCCGCCATGAAGCGCGCTGAAGAGCAGCTCAAGGGCATCAGCCACGACCACGACGCCGAAGAGGTGGCTCACCTCCAGGCCGTCATCGCCAAGTCGATGGCCCAGCTCCGCCTCAAGCGCCGTCCGAAGCTCTAA
- a CDS encoding LysR family transcriptional regulator: MHFDPEQLRVFSALMIEGSTSRASLELRTSRSNVRRIWQNLEEQLGEPLFVTRDNGDTEPTTAARRLEREMTSLLEEVRRFEASVRKIHMNGRVLRLGADRNLFNTGHFGRVFNTLRHDPRFRISFLEVGAADGKAALEAGSCDLLFSIEGVPGRRLESRELPPMSLDVACSRDRHDSSPVQPEELANLSWSLATITEKPRALDTLRHIRKSGGGEGQLCTQHHFMRWAEDTKSAEAEAMVCVRPVSFHRLSQVMFLPLGLEAGYPMNVSYLKQHPYEFLETMVGQVDRALQSPLPTPPDGLRSGQS, from the coding sequence ATGCACTTTGACCCCGAGCAATTGCGTGTCTTCTCTGCATTAATGATAGAAGGCTCGACCTCCCGGGCTTCGCTGGAACTCCGAACCAGCCGCTCCAACGTCCGGCGAATCTGGCAGAATCTCGAAGAACAGCTGGGCGAACCGCTGTTCGTGACGCGAGACAATGGCGACACTGAACCCACAACTGCCGCCCGCCGCCTCGAACGGGAAATGACCTCCCTTTTGGAAGAGGTCCGCCGCTTCGAGGCCAGCGTCCGCAAGATTCACATGAATGGCCGCGTGCTGCGCTTGGGCGCGGACCGGAATCTCTTCAATACCGGGCATTTCGGCCGGGTCTTCAATACCCTGCGCCACGATCCGCGGTTCCGCATCTCCTTCCTGGAAGTCGGAGCAGCCGATGGCAAGGCAGCCTTGGAAGCCGGTTCCTGTGACCTCCTGTTTTCGATCGAGGGTGTGCCAGGACGCCGTTTGGAGTCCCGGGAGTTGCCGCCGATGTCCCTCGATGTCGCCTGCTCCCGCGACCGGCATGATTCCTCGCCGGTCCAGCCGGAGGAGTTGGCGAACCTGAGCTGGTCACTCGCCACGATCACCGAAAAGCCGCGTGCGCTGGACACCCTCCGGCACATCCGGAAGTCAGGTGGTGGAGAAGGGCAGTTGTGCACTCAACATCATTTCATGCGTTGGGCGGAAGACACGAAGTCGGCGGAAGCCGAGGCTATGGTCTGCGTCCGGCCGGTATCCTTCCATCGTCTATCACAGGTGATGTTCCTGCCCCTGGGCCTGGAGGCGGGTTATCCGATGAACGTCTCCTACCTCAAGCAGCACCCCTACGAGTTTTTGGAAACCATGGTCGGCCAAGTCGACCGTGCCCTGCAATCTCCCCTCCCAACTCCCCCCGATGGACTTCGATCTGGCCAGTCTTGA
- a CDS encoding LysR family transcriptional regulator yields the protein MDFDLASLETFVRLADCGCFSEVARAQEISQPAVTFRMAKLESVIGLRLFQRHQDGLQLTREGVTLLEQAKRVLQEHQALGVRMAHFVREARGTVKVMVDRSEVGDRLVSSLEKGRQAAGALEVVRPGPGQTWDDALRDHAVDIVVTGTFLHVGDQASLQRYDLERQRGSTLAWNRDYFDFDPVRFQFPEVLRSTILVPGESLVPGYRPFLEKWCLETYGLLPPDLLSFEDEASALDACIAGLGVMVFPGDADQRMNLSRTGLGIMKAFEFLLPDAYSFSIFIRAGERQPLVLQTAMKVSELHATQHRAA from the coding sequence ATGGACTTCGATCTGGCCAGTCTTGAGACCTTCGTCCGGCTCGCGGACTGCGGCTGTTTCTCAGAAGTTGCACGCGCGCAGGAGATCTCCCAGCCGGCGGTGACCTTCCGCATGGCGAAGCTGGAGTCCGTGATCGGGCTCCGCCTGTTCCAGCGCCATCAGGACGGGCTCCAATTGACCCGCGAGGGCGTGACCTTGCTCGAGCAGGCGAAACGAGTCCTCCAGGAGCATCAGGCGCTCGGCGTCCGCATGGCTCACTTTGTGCGCGAGGCGCGCGGGACGGTGAAGGTCATGGTTGACCGCTCCGAGGTCGGCGATCGCCTCGTCTCATCCTTGGAAAAGGGCCGTCAGGCAGCTGGAGCGCTTGAAGTGGTGCGCCCGGGCCCAGGCCAGACATGGGATGATGCGCTCCGCGACCATGCCGTGGACATCGTGGTCACCGGCACTTTCCTTCATGTGGGGGACCAAGCCTCACTCCAGCGCTACGATCTCGAGCGGCAGCGCGGCTCGACCTTGGCGTGGAATCGGGACTACTTCGACTTCGATCCGGTCCGCTTCCAGTTTCCTGAGGTGCTGCGTTCCACGATTCTGGTCCCCGGCGAGTCGCTGGTCCCGGGATACCGTCCTTTCCTCGAGAAATGGTGCCTTGAAACCTACGGCTTGCTCCCTCCCGACCTGCTCTCCTTCGAGGATGAGGCATCCGCTCTGGATGCGTGCATCGCCGGCTTGGGCGTCATGGTGTTTCCGGGCGATGCCGATCAGCGGATGAATTTGTCGAGGACCGGACTGGGAATCATGAAGGCCTTTGAATTCCTCCTGCCGGATGCCTACAGCTTCTCGATCTTCATTCGCGCCGGCGAGCGCCAGCCGCTGGTGCTCCAGACGGCGATGAAAGTCAGCGAGCTTCATGCGACGCAGCACCGCGCCGCTTGA
- a CDS encoding PEP-CTERM sorting domain-containing protein: MKCSSLPLLLLALASSPGISGGQVLVDSASNYSDLFGPGGSEVTVNPPDSLIGLTVGGSKSGDLGTYWKAEADGGASLKVVVGVAETGAQVALNDGKLQFNISNNESSILGALGIGGALDLDWSATATFNKSGNQLLLAPNTTYQLTFDVDGSNGLLNSTLGIFPTFGVELLDGNSAAVDAAGGGKLVNIIGLELLGIVGSPPYSGRAVVQFQTGSTVASGPAGVRFTGSALAPATVLNLGTEFASVTNLNIAVVPEPSVLGLAGLGAVALFRRRRTA; the protein is encoded by the coding sequence ATGAAATGCAGCAGCCTCCCACTGCTTCTTCTTGCACTGGCCAGCTCCCCCGGAATCTCCGGCGGCCAAGTGCTCGTCGATAGCGCATCCAACTACAGTGATTTGTTCGGCCCTGGCGGAAGCGAGGTGACCGTGAATCCTCCCGACTCGCTCATTGGACTCACCGTTGGCGGTTCGAAGTCCGGTGACTTGGGTACCTATTGGAAAGCCGAAGCCGATGGCGGCGCGAGCTTGAAGGTCGTCGTCGGCGTGGCCGAGACCGGAGCCCAAGTGGCTCTGAACGATGGCAAACTCCAATTCAACATCAGCAACAACGAGTCCAGCATCCTCGGGGCGCTCGGCATCGGCGGTGCCCTGGATCTCGACTGGTCCGCCACCGCGACCTTCAACAAGTCGGGAAACCAACTCCTGCTGGCGCCGAACACGACCTACCAGCTCACCTTCGATGTCGATGGTAGCAATGGCCTGCTGAACTCGACCCTGGGAATCTTTCCGACTTTCGGCGTGGAGCTCCTCGATGGAAACAGCGCTGCGGTAGATGCTGCCGGAGGTGGCAAGCTCGTGAACATCATCGGTCTGGAGCTCCTCGGGATCGTCGGATCACCTCCGTATTCGGGACGGGCCGTCGTTCAGTTCCAGACCGGCTCCACGGTGGCTTCAGGTCCTGCGGGTGTTCGTTTCACCGGCTCTGCTCTCGCCCCTGCGACCGTCCTCAATTTGGGCACCGAGTTCGCTTCGGTCACCAATCTCAACATTGCCGTGGTGCCGGAGCCTTCCGTGCTCGGCTTGGCAGGTCTCGGTGCCGTGGCGCTTTTCCGCCGCCGCCGCACCGCCTGA
- the ribD gene encoding bifunctional diaminohydroxyphosphoribosylaminopyrimidine deaminase/5-amino-6-(5-phosphoribosylamino)uracil reductase RibD has protein sequence MQGEDVPWMRRAIEEGRKGVGRTSPNPPVGAVVVKDGVELGAGWHHGAGLPHAEREAMAAVRAAHGDEALKGSTVYVTLEPCSTHGRTPPCTDGLIEAGVARVVYAAEDPNPAHAGRADQLLEKSGIAVTRGVLADEAAELIRAFTKVQRTGLPWVILKTAMSLDGRITRPPGEGMWLTGEEARAEVQRLRAEVDAVVTSGETVRKDRPRLDLRDPQLLEGRLQPWRLVLTADPASLPMDAPLFTDAHRERTLIDDRAHPEESLRKLAHERGVSAVLVECGGRLAASLLEAGLVDEWVAFLAPIASGGPLPAVAGNGFPEGLVLKDAAFRRFGPDVMLRAKVMRG, from the coding sequence ATGCAAGGTGAAGACGTGCCGTGGATGCGGCGGGCGATCGAAGAGGGAAGAAAGGGTGTGGGCCGCACTTCACCCAATCCGCCGGTCGGCGCGGTGGTGGTGAAAGACGGCGTGGAACTCGGTGCGGGATGGCATCACGGAGCTGGTCTGCCCCATGCCGAACGCGAGGCCATGGCCGCCGTGCGAGCTGCCCATGGTGACGAAGCGCTCAAGGGCTCCACCGTGTATGTGACCCTGGAACCCTGCTCGACCCACGGGCGCACGCCGCCCTGCACCGACGGCCTGATCGAAGCCGGGGTGGCACGCGTGGTCTATGCAGCGGAGGATCCGAATCCGGCGCACGCGGGTCGCGCAGACCAACTGTTAGAGAAAAGCGGCATCGCGGTGACGCGCGGCGTGCTGGCGGACGAGGCGGCGGAATTGATCCGCGCTTTCACGAAGGTCCAGCGCACCGGCCTGCCGTGGGTGATCCTGAAAACCGCGATGAGCCTCGACGGTCGCATCACGCGTCCGCCCGGTGAAGGGATGTGGCTCACCGGTGAAGAAGCACGCGCCGAAGTCCAGCGGCTGCGTGCCGAAGTCGATGCCGTGGTGACCTCCGGCGAAACCGTGCGCAAGGACCGCCCGCGACTCGACCTGCGCGATCCGCAGTTGTTGGAAGGGAGGCTCCAGCCATGGCGGCTGGTGCTCACCGCCGATCCGGCGAGCTTGCCGATGGATGCGCCGCTTTTCACCGACGCGCACCGCGAGCGCACGCTGATCGATGATCGCGCCCATCCCGAAGAGTCGCTGCGGAAACTGGCGCATGAACGCGGCGTCTCTGCAGTGCTCGTTGAGTGCGGCGGACGGCTCGCGGCGAGTCTGTTAGAAGCAGGCCTCGTCGATGAATGGGTCGCCTTTCTCGCGCCGATCGCGAGTGGGGGTCCACTGCCAGCAGTGGCGGGCAATGGCTTCCCAGAAGGACTTGTTTTGAAGGATGCCGCGTTCCGGAGATTCGGCCCGGATGTGATGCTGCGCGCGAAGGTGATGCGCGGATGA